From one Solanum stenotomum isolate F172 chromosome 12, ASM1918654v1, whole genome shotgun sequence genomic stretch:
- the LOC125848238 gene encoding uncharacterized protein LOC125848238: protein MDLGNTWAGPGYTGTPKDTTIINHMMLRFRPIAPKPVANSSGPGTTPETLVVGKRRTKRKYVRVKKNDKCKIIDKKEKSDGSSDDHQTVVTLQLLPESSGGVKSLPENRSYPKTINFFVQDRSSIWINNNILSIGAPDPSDRTSEEIRSPVVVESWVMVDGLTNTTLVDLSALGSTDMEKMMNLQRDTCPGFISDGLDSVKWVNLAYRRMIDPVDDGGEAPEMAVRLVVKENKSAALLLLPSFACIVRIVYTWNKVKQSRTMPCDVWKMDFGGFAWKFDAKAALSLGR from the coding sequence ATGGACCTTGGAAATACTTGGGCCGGGCCGGGATACACAGGTACGCCCAAAGATACCACGATAATCAACCACATGATGCTCAGGTTCCGGCCTATTGCGCCCAAGCCCGTAGCTAATTCTTCGGGCCCGGGCACTACGCCGGAAACTCTTGTTGTtggaaaaagaagaacaaagagAAAGTACGTTAGAgttaagaaaaatgacaagtgcaagattattgataaaaaagaaaaaagtgatgGATCATCGGATGATCATCAAACTGTTGTAACTCTTCAGCTATTACCGGAAAGTAGTGGAGGAGTTAAAAGTTTGCCGGAGAACAGATCTTACCCAAAAACTATCAACTTTTTCGTGCAAGACCGATCATCAATATggataaataacaatattttatctaTCGGTGCACCGGATCCGTCAGATCGAACGTCAGAAGAGATCCGATCTCCGGTGGTTGTGGAATCATGGGTGATGGTGGACGGTTTAACAAACACTACTTTGGTAGATTTATCAGCTTTAGGAAGTACGGACATGGAGAAGATGATGAATCTACAGCGTGACACGTGTCCGGGGTTCATATCGGACGGTTTAGATAGCGTGAAATGGGTGAATCTGGCGTATCGGAGAATGATAGATCCGGTAGATGACGGAGGAGAAGCGCCGGAGATGGCGGTGCGTTTAGTAGTGAAGGAGAATAAAAGTGCAGCATTATTATTATTGCCAAGTTTTGCATGCATAGTAAGAATTGTGTATACATGGAATAAAGTGAAGCAGTCAAGGACAATGCCTTGTGATGTATGGAAGATGGACTTTGGGGGATTTGCATGGAAATTTGATGCTAAGGCTGCACTTAGCTTGGGCCGTTGA
- the LOC125847713 gene encoding cytochrome c1-2, heme protein, mitochondrial, producing MLGGRAVHRLLGRKFQSESTASPILSPFVSKKTQEEFGSFGMKSFRTLALIGAGVSGLLGFATVASADEAEHGLECPSYPWPHAGILSSYDHASIRRGHQVYQQVCASCHSMSLVSYRDLVGVAYTEEEVKAMAAEIEVEDGPNDEGEMFTRPGKLSDRFPQPYPNEAAARFANGGAYPPDLSLITKARHNGQNYVFALLTGYRDPPAGVSIREGLHYNPYFPGGAIAMPKMLNDGAVEYEDGVPATEAQMGKDVVSFLTWAAEPEMEERKLMGFKWIFVLSLALLQAAYYRRLRWSVLKSRKLVLDVVN from the exons ATGTTGGGAGGTAGAGCAGTCCATCGGTTACTAGGCAGGAAATTTCAATCTGAATCCACG GCATCTCCAATTTTATCACCCTTTGTTTCCAAAAAAACTCAAGAAGAATTTGGATCTTTTGGCATGAAGTCCTTCAGAACATTAGCACTCATTGGAGCGGGTGTATCTGGACTTCTAGGTTTTGCGACAGTAGCATCTGCTGATGAGGCTGAACACGGATTGGAATGTCCAAGCTATCCTTGGCCTCATGCAGGCATTCTTAGTTCATACGATCATGCTTC GATTCGTCGTGGTCACCAGGTTTATCAACAAGTATGTGCATCTTGTCATTCAATGTCACTTGTTTCATATCGTGACTTGGTCGGGGTGGCATATACAGAGGAGGAAGTAAAGGCTATGGCAGCTGAGATTGAGGTGGAGGATGGGCCTAATGATGAGGGTGAAATGTTTACCCGTCCTGGTAAACTGAGTGATCGTTTTCCTCAGCCATATCCAAATGAAGCTGCTGCTAGATTTGCTAATGGGGGGGCCTACCCTCCAGATTTAAGCCTTATAACAAAA GCACGCCATAATGGTCAAAACTATGTGTTTGCTCTTCTTACTGGCTATCGTGATCCTCCTGCTGGTGTTTCG ATTCGTGAAGGACTGCACTACAATCCTTACTTCCCTGGTGGAGCTATTGCAATGCCAAAAATGCTTAATGATGGTGCTGTTGAGTATGAAGATGGTGTCCCTGCAACAGAAGCTCAG ATGGGGAAAGATGTGGTGTCATTTTTAACTTGGGCTGCTGAACCAGAGATGGAAGAGAGAAAACTG ATGGGCTTCAAGTGGATATTTGTACTGTCCCTTGCACTACTTCAAGCTGCTTACTACAGGCGTTTGAGGTGGTCTGTTCTCAAGTCACGGAAACTGGTCCTTGATGTTGTCAATTAG